The following proteins are encoded in a genomic region of Cryptomeria japonica chromosome 11, Sugi_1.0, whole genome shotgun sequence:
- the LOC131055101 gene encoding bidirectional sugar transporter SWEET3b isoform X2, giving the protein MYGAPLCIFWRVNKKKTTGEMSGVPYAIGLLNCLVYTLYGSPLISNGWENSLVMGTNALGFLLQFCFCTIYLRFAPPKSKRRMGLMVGGVLVVFASTAVTSMWGLKAAHRKVFVGTAGMVASILLYGSPLSDIIPNFFGIPLASVQMIIYCTYWEKSRVRIEDLKLEAVPVLVDNTAIELPVKLRKLPSIKLVVT; this is encoded by the exons ATGTATGGAGCACCACT ATGTATCTTTTGGAGAGTGAATAAGAAGAAGACAACGGGAGAGATGTCAGGGGTGCCCTATGCAATAGGCCTTTTAAACTGTCTTGTATACACCTTGTATGGCTCCCCTCTCATAAGCAATGGATGGGAGAATAGTCTTGTAATGGGTACCAACGCTCTTGGCTTTCTCCTCCAGTTTTGCTTCTGCACCATCTATCTCCGCTTTGCTCCACCCAAATCAAAG AGAAGAATGGGTCTGATGGTTGGAGGAGTCTTGGTGGTGTTTGCAAGCACTGCAGTAACTTCTATGTGGGGATTGAAAGCAGCCCATAGGAAAGTGTTCGTTGGAACTGCTGGAATGGTCGCCTCCATCCTGCTCTACGGATCTCCACTTTCAGATATT ATTCCGAATTTCTTTGGAATACCACTTGCTTCTGTTCAGATGATAATATACTGCACTTATTGGGAAAAGAGTCGAGTACGAATTGAAGATCTAAAATTGGAAGCAGTGCCTGTGCTAGTAGACAATACAGCTATAGAGCTTCCAGTAAAGTTGCGTAAGCTACCATCGATAAAACTCGTAGTGACATAA
- the LOC131055101 gene encoding bidirectional sugar transporter SWEET3b isoform X1 yields MYGAPLCIFWRVNKKKTTGEMSGVPYAIGLLNCLVYTLYGSPLISNGWENSLVMGTNALGFLLQFCFCTIYLRFAPPKSKRRMGLMVGGVLVVFASTAVTSMWGLKAAHRKVFVGTAGMVASILLYGSPLSDIRVVYRTKSVECMSFYFLMFAFLGSVLWLMYGALSKDLLIMIPNFFGIPLASVQMIIYCTYWEKSRVRIEDLKLEAVPVLVDNTAIELPVKLRKLPSIKLVVT; encoded by the exons ATGTATGGAGCACCACT ATGTATCTTTTGGAGAGTGAATAAGAAGAAGACAACGGGAGAGATGTCAGGGGTGCCCTATGCAATAGGCCTTTTAAACTGTCTTGTATACACCTTGTATGGCTCCCCTCTCATAAGCAATGGATGGGAGAATAGTCTTGTAATGGGTACCAACGCTCTTGGCTTTCTCCTCCAGTTTTGCTTCTGCACCATCTATCTCCGCTTTGCTCCACCCAAATCAAAG AGAAGAATGGGTCTGATGGTTGGAGGAGTCTTGGTGGTGTTTGCAAGCACTGCAGTAACTTCTATGTGGGGATTGAAAGCAGCCCATAGGAAAGTGTTCGTTGGAACTGCTGGAATGGTCGCCTCCATCCTGCTCTACGGATCTCCACTTTCAGATATT AGAGTGGTGTATAGGACCAAGAGTGTGGAGTGCATGTCCTTCTACTTCTTAATGTTTGCTTTCCTAGgcagtgtgttgtggttgatgtaTGGTGCTCTGAGCAAAGATCTTCTTATCATG ATTCCGAATTTCTTTGGAATACCACTTGCTTCTGTTCAGATGATAATATACTGCACTTATTGGGAAAAGAGTCGAGTACGAATTGAAGATCTAAAATTGGAAGCAGTGCCTGTGCTAGTAGACAATACAGCTATAGAGCTTCCAGTAAAGTTGCGTAAGCTACCATCGATAAAACTCGTAGTGACATAA